A window of Bradyrhizobium sp. AZCC 1719 genomic DNA:
GCCGTCGGGCGCACCTATCTATCCTCCGGCGCCGGCTATGTGGCGGAGGCGACGGGCTGGCCGCTATTCTTCGTGATCTCCGTTGCGATCGCGGTGCCAAGCCTGATCCTGCTGGCGTGGCTGCAGCGGCGCGGACATTTTGAGGCGGTGGGCCCGGTGAAGGTTTAGTTGCTCATCGGCGACCGCAAACACAAATCGTCATCACCCGCGAAAGCGGGTGATCCAGTATTCCAGAGCAGTTGCGTAGAATCGAGAGAGCGCGGCGTACTGGATCGCCCGGTCCTGGTGCGCAATTGCGCACAAGGCCGGGCGACGACAGCGGTCTATGTGGCAATGACGGCCGCGACACCTCAATGCTTCGTCACCACGCTCCACTTGGTGATCACGGCTTCGCTGATCTGACCGACATCCTGCGCGCAGGCGACTTCGTCGACCTTCACCGAAATTTCCTTGCCGATGAAATTCTTCAGTTGCGCGGCCTGGGCCTCGCTGCTGGTGACGAGCTGGAACGTCTCGGGCCCGGTTTCGAGATTGCAAAGCCCGTTCGGCGGCGGCAGCCGGCGCGGCTCGCTGGTGATCTGGTAGGTGGCGGCGCGCTTCTTGCCGCCCTTCATGGCGTTGAGTTCGCCGGACAGCACGTCGCCAGCCTTGATCGGCTTGCCGGGCTTCGGCGCGGGCTCGGCCTGCTGCGCCCACGCGGAAGGCGCGATCAAGGTCGCCGCCATGATGACCGCAAAACAATAGCGTTTGCCGAATCGAGGTTTCGTCATGTCGATCAGTTCCGTTTGGTGATGGCTAGAACAGCGTGCGCTGCCGCATGGCAGCCGATAGCGTACCTTCGTCGAGATAATCAAGCTCGCCGCCGACCGGCACGCCATGGGCAAGCCGGGTGATCTTGACGTTGGCGTCCTGCAGGAGATCGGTGATGTAATGCGCGGTGGTCTGGCCGTCGACCGTGGCGTTCAGCGCGAGCACGATTTCGCTGACTTGCGACTCGTGCGCGCGCGCCACCAGCGCGTCGATGGTCAGATCCTGCGGACCGATGCCGTCGAGCGGCGACAATGTGGCGCCGAGCACGTGATAGCGGCCGTTGGTCGCATTCGCCCGCTCCAACGCCCAGAGGTCGGCGACGTCGGCGACCACGACGATGGTCGAGGGATCGCGCCGGGGGTCGGTGCACACCGTGCAGGGATTTTGCGTATCGATATTGCCGCAGGTCTTGCAGACCTGAATCCTGTCGATTGCCACCTGCAGCGCGCCGGCCAAAGGCGTCATCAGCGCCTCGCGCTTCTTGATCAGGTGTAGCGCCGCGCGCCGCGCCGAGCGCGGCCCAAGCCCCGGCAGCCGCGCCAGGAGCTGGATCAGGCGTTCGATTTCAGGGCCGGCAACGCTGGCGGCCATTTCAGGTGAGACCAAGTCCGGGCGGCAGGCCGAGCCCGCCGGTCAGCGCCTGCATTTTTTCCATCGCCGCGGTTTCCGCCTTGCGCCGCGCGTCGTTATGCGCGGTGACCAGCAGATCCTCGAGCACTTCGCGCTCCTCGGCCTTCATCAGCGACGGATCGATCTTCACGCCCTTCACTTCCATCTTCGCGGTCATGCGAACGGCAACCAGCCCGCCGCCGGAAATGCCCTCGACCTCGAGATTGCCGAGCTCTTCCTGCATCGCCTGCATCTTGGATTGCAGCTCCGCCGCCTGCTTCATCATGCCGAGAAAATCAGCCATTCATCCGTCCTCTCGAGAGTCCGATCAGTCGTCGTCGCCGTCGGAAGTCTCGTTCAAGTCGTCAGTGATAATATTGGATTCCGGCGGCTCGGCGGCAAGCCTTCGCACCTCGACGACCTTGGTGCCGGGAAACCGCGCCAGCACCTCCTGCACGCGCGGATCGGCCTCGGCTGCGCGGGCGTGCTCGTTTCTCGCTTGCTCGTTCTGCGAGCGCAATGTCGGCTGGCCGGCCTCGTTGGAGACGATCACGGTCCAGCGCCGCCCGGTCCACAGTTCCAGCTTGCGGGAGAGGTCGTTGACCAACCCCCGCGCCGCATTCCGCTCCAGCGCCACCTCAAGCCGCCCGTCCTCGAAGCGGACCAGGCGCATATCGGCTTCCAGCGCCGCCTTGGTCAGGAGATCGCGCTTTTCGCCGGCGAGCGCAACAAGCTGCGGGAAAGTCGTGATCCGCAGTACGGGCGCGGAGTCCGTTTGTGCCAACGGCGCCGCCATTTGCGGGCGCGCGGACGCCTCCGCGCCGGAGCGGGGCGAGGCAGGCGTCCGCATCGGTGACGCGGCAGACATTGAAGATACCGGTGCGGTGGGCGCAGCCCGTGACGGCGCTGCACCGCCCGCGGCGATTTGCGCGCCCCCGCCGTTTTGGTCGAGCATCCGGATCGCCTCATCCGGTGTCGGCAAGTCGGCGACATAGGCGATGCGCACCAGCACCATTTCAGCGGCAGCCGCCGGCCGGGTCGCGGTCTGCACCTCCGTGATGCCCTTGAGCAGCATCTGCCACATCCGCGACAGCACCCGCATTGACAGCTTTGCGGCAAATTCACGGGCGCGGACGCGCTCAGTCTCGCCGAAAGCGACGTTGTCGGCGGTGGCGGGGACGGCCTTCACGCGGGTAACGAAATTGACGAATTCGGCGATGTCGGACAGCACCACAACCGGATCGGCGCCGACGTCATATTGGCTGCGGAATTCGCCAAAGGCGCTGGCGATATCGCCGCGCGCCAGGTGCTCGAACAGGTCGATCACCCGGGTCCGGTCGGCAAGCCCCAGCATCTGCCGGACCGCGTCGGCACGGACAAGCCCCGCCGCATGGGCAATTGCCTGATCGAACAGCGACAGCGAATCGCGCACCGAGCCTTCGGCAGCGCGCGCGATGATGCCGAGCGCCTCGGGCTCGACCTCCACGCCTTCCTTTTTCGCGATGTTGGAGAGATGCCCCATCAGCACGTCGGCCTCGACCCGTCGCAGGTCAAAACGCTGGCAGCGCGACAGCACCGTCACCGGGACTTTACGGATCTCGGTAGTAGCGAAGACGAATTTGGCGTGTTCCGGCGGCTCTTCCAGCGTCTTCAGGAAGGCGTTGAACGCCGCCGTCGACAGCATATGGACTTCGTCGATGATGTAGACCTTGTAGCGGGCACTGGCCGGCGCGTAGCGCACGCTGTCATTGATCTGGCGGACGTCGTCAACGCCGGTATGGGACGCGGCGTCCATCTCCAGCACGTCCATGTGCCGGCTTTCCATGATCGCCTGGCAGTGCACGCCGAGATCCGGCATGTGGATGGTCGGCCCCTTCACCGAACCATCCGGCTTCTCGTAGTTGAGTGCGCGGGCGAGAATTCGCGCTGTGGTGGTTTTGCCGACCCCGCGGACGCCGGTCAGGATCCAGGCCTGCGGAATTCGCCCGGTTTCGAACGCATTCGAAACGGTGCGCACCATGGCCTCCTGGCCGATCAGGTCGTCGAAATTGGAGGGGCGGTATTTTCGCGCCAGCACGCGGTAGGGCTTGGCGGTGGCGGGCTGGCCGCCGAGCTCCAAACCACCCTGGCCGGCGCCTGCTGTCATATCGGGGGGAGCGCCAGCATCACTCATCGGTCGATCCGCAATTGATTGTCTCTCAGGGCCGGCTTGCGGAAAGGAGCAAAATCAGGCGCACGGGCGCGGACCCAGCCGCTTCCATGCGCTTTTCGCTCGAAAAACAGGTAGGAGACTGACGAGCGACCCGATCCGGACCTCGTTAGGGCTGCTTCCTTCCGGACCTGACCCGGTTGGCGAGTGGCTCGTCCACCGCCAATCTCCCGATCCCTATTTGGGGCCAAAAGGGCCGGAAAGCAAGCGGGGCTTTCCCTGTAATAATCCGTGTCTCCCTGTCATACCCCGCGAAAGCGGGGTATCCAGTACGCTGCAGCCTGACAGTAAAAACGGAAGGGCCACGGCGTACTGGATCCGCCTTCGCTGGTTGAGGCTACGGCGGACAAGTCAACCGCTTTCGCGGATGATGACACATTGGTATGAAACTGCGCGAGTGCTCTCCAGAAGGCACTTTTAAAGACCCGACATTGCATCTAAAGGCCCGGCATGGATCGGGCATGGGAACTCTTGATGTCCTCTGACGCCTCCGCCTGGTCGCTGCATTCCCAGCTCAAAAAGGACACCATCGACATCGGCGACCTGCCGCTGTGCAAGGTGCTGGTGATCAAGGATGCGCATTACCCGTGGCTGCTCCTGGTGCCGCGCCGGGCAGGTGCGGTGGAAATCATCGACCTCGACGATGTCGAGCAGGCGCAGTTGATGACCGAAATCTCCCGGGTGTCGCGGGCGCTCAAAGAGATCACGAAATGCAACAAGCTCAATGTCGCGGCATTGGGCAATCTCGTGCCGCAGTTGCATGTCCATGTCATCGCGCGACGCACCAGCGATGCGGCCTGGCCGCGCCCGGTCTGGGGCGTGATGCCGCCGCTGGCGCACGACGCCGAGGAAGTCCAGAATTTCATCAACGCGCTTCGCCGCAAGATCTGGTTGGGTTGAATAGATGTCCGCATTCGACAAGTATCCGCTGGGGAAGCCCGCTTTCGTTACCCATATTCTGGATCGCGCCGCGCATCTGCGCACCAATGACGAAAAACTGTTCGCGCTGGAGAACCAGCGCAACGCCAGCGCCTATGTGATCTACCGTGACTCGCTTCTGGTGAAGCAGGAGGCGGACGGGCCGCGCGTGCTGCTCGGCATCGAAGAGGCCGTGAAGCTCGGCGCCAATCCCGGCACGATCTTTCTGGGCCTGCGCGACGGCGCGCCGGTGTTCGGCATGGGTATTTCGGCGGCGGCCGTGGAGAAGCTGATGACGCGCGACGGTGTCGCCGTGACCGAGCTGCGCGGCATGGCCATGCAGGGCACGGTGCCGCCAGAACAACTCTCCGCGATCGCGATGGCCAAATCGATGGTGACCTGGCATCAGCGCCACGGCTATTGCGCCAATTGCGGTACCCGCACCGCGATGAAGGAAGGCGGCTGGAAGCGCGAGTGCCCGAGCTGCAAAGCCGAGCACTTTCCGCGCACCGATCCGGTCGTAATCATGCTGGTCACGCACGGCGATCGATGCCTGCTCGGCCGGCAGAAGCAGTTCATGCCTGGAATGTGGTCATGCCTCGCCGGCTTCGTCGAAGCGGCCGAGACGATCGAGGACGCGGTCTGCCGGGAAATTTTCGAGGAATCCGGCATTCGTTGCACCGACGTGAGCTATTACATGACGCAGCCGTGGCCCTATCCGTCATCGCTGATGATCGGATGTTCCGCGCGCGCGCTCAACGAGGAGATCGTAGTTGACCGCGCAGAGCTTGAGGACGCGCGCTGGTTCGATCGCGCCGAGGTCGCCCTCATGCACAAGCGCCAGCATCCTGACGGCCTGTTTGCCGCGCATCCCTTCGCGATCGCGCATCATTTGATCGGCCAATGGTTGCATGGCCGGGGATAACTGCGCGTAGCGGGGAACCGGCGTCTGCTTGCTCGATTAACTGGGGACTTGAACGGACATGACGGATTCACGCATGAACTTTCAGGACAAGGCGCCGAAAATACCCCCGCGTGTCCTCTGCATCGGCATGCCGGTGCGTGACCTCACTTTTCATACGCCGGGCGTTCCCGGGCGCGGTTCCAAGGAGAACGCCACCGCATTCGACGAAATCTGCGGCGGCAACGCGCTCAATGGCGCGATCGGCATCGTTCGGCTCGGTGGCCGCGCCTCGATTTGCGGGCCGATGGGCGATGCCAGGGAAACATCGAGCCGCTTCATCTTCGAACAAATGGCGCATGAGGGCATCGAAACAAAACATCTGATCCACATGCCGGGGCTGGTGACGCCGATCTCGGCGGTGATGATCGATCCTTCCGGCGAGCGCACCATCGTGACCTTCCGCGATCCGAACCTGTGGCATGTGAAGTTGCCCGACTTCGACACGCTGCTGGACGATTGCGCCGCCATTCTCACCGAGAGCCGCTGCGCGGAATTCTGCACCGAGCTCTGCGCCGAGGCGGTCCGGCGCGGCATTCCCGTCATCGTCGACGTCGATCGCGCGATGTCGATGCGCGAGGGACTGTTGAACGCCTCCACCCACCTGGTGTTCTCGAGCGAGCCGCTGCAGGAAACCGCAGACGTTAGCGACGATGCCCAGGCGCTGAAGAAAATTGCAAAGCTGACCCCCTCATTTCTGGCGGGAACCCGAGGCCCGAGGGGCACGATCTGGCTCGACGAGAACGGCGGCATCCAGGAAACCCCGGCTTTCCCGGTGCATACGGTAGACACCCTGGGCGCCGGCGACGTGTTCCACGGCGCGTTTGCGCTCGCGATCACCGAGAACCAGGAATTACGGCAGGCGCTCCGATTCGCCTCCGCCGCGGCAGCGCTGAAATGCACCCGCTTCGGGGGGGCCTTCGCAGCCCCACAACGTGCTGAAGTTGAAGAGTTTTTGACCCACGGCCAAGCTGCAGGCCAGGCTTCGACCGACCACTAGCGACTTGCTATAGAAGAATTTTCTATATATGAGGTGATCAGACCTTTCATATGGAACATTCTTCTCATGACCGACCTAGCCGTTCAACTCCCTGAAGCCAGCCGCCGGCTGGATGCCATCGACCGCAAGATCCTGACCGTGCTGCAGGAGGACGCCTCGCTATCGGTTGCCGAGATTGGGGACCGGGTTGGGCTGTCGTCGACGCCGTGCTGGAAGCGGATCCAGCGGCTGGAGGCCGATGGCGTGATCCTGCGCCGGGTCGCGCTGGTCGACCAGAACAAGATCGGGCTCGGCATTTCCGTGTTCGTCTCGGTCGAGAGCGCCGACCATTCCGAGGCCTGGCTGCGAAAGTTCGCCGACGCCGTCAGCGCCATGCCCGAGGTGATGGAGTTTTATCGGATGGCCGGCGACGTCGATTACATGCTGCGCGTCGTGGTCGCCGATATGGCGAGCTATGACGTGTTCTACAAAAAGCTGATCAGCGCCGTGCCGCTGAAGAACGTCACCTCGCGGTTTGCGATGGAGAAGATCAAGTCGGTGACCGCACTGCCAGTGCCGGCGGCGTAAGGGCGATCACGCGACCATTCACTCCGCTGTCGTCACCCGCGAAAGCGGGTGACCCAGTATTCCAGAGACGTCAGCGATAGAACCGAGAAGCCGCGGCGTACTGGGTCCCCCGCCTTCGCGGGGAAGACAACGGTGAGCGCGGCAACGATGCGCCCCCTTCAAATCTTCTGGTTATACTCACCCACTTCCGGATGCGTGCGCAGCACGGAATCCATCGCCTCGAACATGTCGCGCATGCGCGCCTCACTCACCGGGCTCTCGACCACGACCACCAGTTCCGGCTTGTTCGATGAGGCCCGCACCAGGCCCCAGCTTCCGTCCTCGACGGTGACGCGCACGCCATTGACGGTGACGAGATCGCGAATCTTCTGGCCGGCG
This region includes:
- a CDS encoding HIT family protein is translated as MSSDASAWSLHSQLKKDTIDIGDLPLCKVLVIKDAHYPWLLLVPRRAGAVEIIDLDDVEQAQLMTEISRVSRALKEITKCNKLNVAALGNLVPQLHVHVIARRTSDAAWPRPVWGVMPPLAHDAEEVQNFINALRRKIWLG
- the nudC gene encoding NAD(+) diphosphatase, which produces MSAFDKYPLGKPAFVTHILDRAAHLRTNDEKLFALENQRNASAYVIYRDSLLVKQEADGPRVLLGIEEAVKLGANPGTIFLGLRDGAPVFGMGISAAAVEKLMTRDGVAVTELRGMAMQGTVPPEQLSAIAMAKSMVTWHQRHGYCANCGTRTAMKEGGWKRECPSCKAEHFPRTDPVVIMLVTHGDRCLLGRQKQFMPGMWSCLAGFVEAAETIEDAVCREIFEESGIRCTDVSYYMTQPWPYPSSLMIGCSARALNEEIVVDRAELEDARWFDRAEVALMHKRQHPDGLFAAHPFAIAHHLIGQWLHGRG
- the recR gene encoding recombination mediator RecR, whose amino-acid sequence is MAASVAGPEIERLIQLLARLPGLGPRSARRAALHLIKKREALMTPLAGALQVAIDRIQVCKTCGNIDTQNPCTVCTDPRRDPSTIVVVADVADLWALERANATNGRYHVLGATLSPLDGIGPQDLTIDALVARAHESQVSEIVLALNATVDGQTTAHYITDLLQDANVKITRLAHGVPVGGELDYLDEGTLSAAMRQRTLF
- a CDS encoding sugar kinase, with the protein product MNFQDKAPKIPPRVLCIGMPVRDLTFHTPGVPGRGSKENATAFDEICGGNALNGAIGIVRLGGRASICGPMGDARETSSRFIFEQMAHEGIETKHLIHMPGLVTPISAVMIDPSGERTIVTFRDPNLWHVKLPDFDTLLDDCAAILTESRCAEFCTELCAEAVRRGIPVIVDVDRAMSMREGLLNASTHLVFSSEPLQETADVSDDAQALKKIAKLTPSFLAGTRGPRGTIWLDENGGIQETPAFPVHTVDTLGAGDVFHGAFALAITENQELRQALRFASAAAALKCTRFGGAFAAPQRAEVEEFLTHGQAAGQASTDH
- a CDS encoding YbaB/EbfC family nucleoid-associated protein; this translates as MADFLGMMKQAAELQSKMQAMQEELGNLEVEGISGGGLVAVRMTAKMEVKGVKIDPSLMKAEEREVLEDLLVTAHNDARRKAETAAMEKMQALTGGLGLPPGLGLT
- a CDS encoding Lrp/AsnC family transcriptional regulator, with protein sequence MTDLAVQLPEASRRLDAIDRKILTVLQEDASLSVAEIGDRVGLSSTPCWKRIQRLEADGVILRRVALVDQNKIGLGISVFVSVESADHSEAWLRKFADAVSAMPEVMEFYRMAGDVDYMLRVVVADMASYDVFYKKLISAVPLKNVTSRFAMEKIKSVTALPVPAA
- a CDS encoding DNA polymerase III subunit gamma/tau, with the protein product MSDAGAPPDMTAGAGQGGLELGGQPATAKPYRVLARKYRPSNFDDLIGQEAMVRTVSNAFETGRIPQAWILTGVRGVGKTTTARILARALNYEKPDGSVKGPTIHMPDLGVHCQAIMESRHMDVLEMDAASHTGVDDVRQINDSVRYAPASARYKVYIIDEVHMLSTAAFNAFLKTLEEPPEHAKFVFATTEIRKVPVTVLSRCQRFDLRRVEADVLMGHLSNIAKKEGVEVEPEALGIIARAAEGSVRDSLSLFDQAIAHAAGLVRADAVRQMLGLADRTRVIDLFEHLARGDIASAFGEFRSQYDVGADPVVVLSDIAEFVNFVTRVKAVPATADNVAFGETERVRAREFAAKLSMRVLSRMWQMLLKGITEVQTATRPAAAAEMVLVRIAYVADLPTPDEAIRMLDQNGGGAQIAAGGAAPSRAAPTAPVSSMSAASPMRTPASPRSGAEASARPQMAAPLAQTDSAPVLRITTFPQLVALAGEKRDLLTKAALEADMRLVRFEDGRLEVALERNAARGLVNDLSRKLELWTGRRWTVIVSNEAGQPTLRSQNEQARNEHARAAEADPRVQEVLARFPGTKVVEVRRLAAEPPESNIITDDLNETSDGDDD